Proteins encoded together in one uncultured Sphaerochaeta sp. window:
- a CDS encoding transketolase has translation MNTTVKELLSQKDRKFNAKELALLAAYFRSVMFDTLHTSGTGHWGGAASSAELTTCLYFNRLNIKSDDPQWEDRDRVVLSKGHASMNLYTMLAHRGYFPVEELPTFRTLNTRLQGHPCMKTLPGVDMSTGALGHGLSIGLGMALAAKQSGKQFWTYVISGEGCLNEGQSWEALMSAAKFKPEHFVLMIDYNKVQLDGTADEIMPLDPLADKLKSFGWNVAEKAYDGNNTLEVMESFAWMDSDNQWPKAVIYNTVKGKGVSFTEGKNTWHGAVIDDDSYAKGMIELNADIEKKEASL, from the coding sequence ATGAATACAACAGTCAAGGAGTTGCTCAGCCAGAAAGACAGAAAGTTCAATGCAAAGGAACTTGCACTGCTGGCAGCATATTTTAGGAGCGTGATGTTCGATACCCTCCACACAAGTGGAACCGGACACTGGGGCGGAGCCGCTTCAAGTGCCGAATTGACCACCTGCCTCTATTTCAATCGTCTCAATATCAAGAGTGACGATCCCCAGTGGGAAGATCGCGACCGTGTAGTACTTTCGAAGGGACATGCTTCGATGAATCTCTACACCATGCTTGCCCACCGTGGGTATTTCCCGGTTGAGGAACTTCCAACCTTCCGTACCCTGAATACCCGATTGCAGGGTCACCCCTGTATGAAAACCCTCCCCGGTGTTGATATGTCCACCGGAGCTCTGGGACACGGGCTCTCCATCGGATTGGGAATGGCCTTGGCTGCAAAGCAGTCTGGAAAGCAGTTCTGGACCTATGTGATCAGCGGGGAAGGTTGTCTGAATGAAGGACAGAGTTGGGAAGCTCTCATGAGTGCAGCAAAGTTCAAGCCTGAGCATTTTGTCCTCATGATCGATTACAACAAGGTTCAGCTCGATGGAACCGCTGATGAAATCATGCCGCTCGACCCGCTTGCTGACAAACTCAAGTCATTCGGCTGGAATGTTGCTGAGAAAGCCTACGATGGAAACAACACCTTAGAGGTGATGGAGTCCTTTGCATGGATGGATAGTGACAACCAGTGGCCGAAAGCGGTTATCTACAATACCGTTAAGGGAAAGGGTGTCTCCTTCACTGAAGGAAAGAATACCTGGCATGGGGCTGTCATCGATGATGACTCATACGCCAAGGGTATGATCGAATTGAATGCTGACATTGAGAAGAAGGAGGCCTCCCTATGA
- a CDS encoding transketolase C-terminal domain-containing protein codes for MSDAMRDAFGKKLAELGATHPELVVFDADVSSSTKSAYFGKAFPDRFYNVGVAEANMVDIAAGMATAGYHPVVNAFAIFLALKATDQIRNTLCYNNLPVIIAGAYGGLSDSFDGASHQAITDIAIMRALPNMQVIVPGDAKQAEQALEYALKQKGPVYIRLNRNAMPDLPASDTIGTVCTASGSDVTIAANGITASFANEAAALLQKEGIKAEVLSVPVVKPLDVQTLKESVAKTGKLLCVEEHVLAGGFSSAVSEAFMKEGISCRFDAIGIEDVFTETGPYEPLLAKYGISAENIAERAKNLCK; via the coding sequence ATGAGCGATGCCATGAGAGATGCTTTCGGCAAGAAGCTTGCCGAACTGGGTGCTACCCATCCTGAGTTGGTGGTGTTTGATGCTGATGTGTCTTCATCTACCAAGAGTGCATATTTTGGAAAGGCTTTTCCCGACCGCTTCTATAATGTAGGAGTGGCTGAGGCGAACATGGTCGATATTGCTGCTGGTATGGCAACAGCTGGATACCATCCTGTGGTTAACGCATTTGCCATCTTCCTCGCCCTGAAAGCTACCGACCAGATTCGGAACACCCTCTGTTATAACAACCTTCCTGTCATTATCGCAGGAGCATATGGTGGACTTTCCGACTCCTTTGATGGAGCAAGCCACCAAGCAATAACTGACATTGCCATCATGAGAGCACTGCCGAATATGCAGGTTATCGTTCCTGGTGATGCCAAACAGGCTGAGCAGGCATTGGAATATGCACTGAAGCAGAAGGGCCCTGTGTATATCAGGCTTAACCGTAATGCAATGCCTGATCTTCCTGCCTCTGATACAATCGGAACAGTCTGTACTGCAAGCGGAAGTGATGTAACCATCGCAGCGAACGGTATTACTGCAAGCTTCGCCAATGAGGCAGCCGCCCTGCTCCAGAAAGAGGGGATCAAGGCTGAGGTGCTGAGTGTACCTGTGGTCAAGCCTCTTGATGTCCAGACACTCAAGGAGAGCGTAGCAAAGACCGGAAAGCTGCTTTGTGTCGAAGAGCATGTACTTGCTGGTGGATTCTCCAGTGCAGTCAGCGAGGCCTTTATGAAAGAAGGAATTTCCTGTAGATTTGATGCTATAGGAATCGAGGATGTATTTACCGAGACTGGTCCTTATGAACCACTCTTGGCAAAATATGGAATTAGCGCAGAGAATATTGCAGAACGCGCAAAAAATCTTTGCAAATAA
- a CDS encoding iron-containing alcohol dehydrogenase: MDQMKRAYTLLNDWKGDSYVHGLGVLDQVGPLAAGFGKRALVVSNTTYMKPVADKVVSYLNAAGVELAGNMIAPDAKPNAPREDVYRLESYILHTKPDCIVVIGGGSAIDAVKAANALATLGAKVTPEIDHYFGTNVVSKSLDETGSSLIPVIAVQTSASSGAHLTKYSNVTDPVAGQKKLIVDNAVVPTVGLFDYETTVSMPISVTIDGALDAIAHTFEVFCGAKEETYEKTREIAECAISLVAEYAKVLVEDPKNVKAREAIGLATDLGGYAIMIGGTSGAHLTSFSLVDIVSHGTACGIMNPYYAVLYSKAIQKQLKVVGSIFAEFGFGSSVDNLEGENLAVAVAEAMIAFSKSIKAPSKLNDLKGFSEAHIERALNAAKDPQLAMKLQNMPVPMSSSDVDTYMAPLLRAAASGDLSLIKAM; encoded by the coding sequence ATGGATCAAATGAAACGTGCCTATACACTCTTGAATGATTGGAAAGGGGACTCATATGTCCACGGACTGGGAGTGCTTGACCAGGTAGGACCGCTGGCTGCAGGGTTCGGCAAGCGTGCCCTCGTGGTAAGCAATACCACCTATATGAAGCCGGTTGCAGACAAGGTTGTTTCCTACCTCAATGCCGCAGGTGTTGAACTTGCCGGTAATATGATCGCTCCCGATGCAAAGCCCAATGCTCCCCGTGAGGATGTCTATCGCCTGGAGTCCTATATCCTGCACACCAAGCCCGATTGCATCGTCGTCATCGGCGGTGGTTCGGCCATCGATGCAGTGAAGGCAGCAAATGCACTGGCTACCCTTGGCGCAAAGGTGACCCCCGAGATCGACCACTACTTTGGAACCAATGTGGTGAGCAAGTCCCTTGATGAGACCGGCTCTTCCCTGATCCCCGTCATCGCAGTACAGACCAGTGCATCCAGTGGTGCCCACCTGACCAAGTATTCCAACGTTACCGACCCGGTAGCCGGACAGAAGAAGCTTATCGTGGACAACGCAGTCGTCCCGACTGTTGGACTGTTCGACTATGAGACAACGGTCAGCATGCCGATCAGCGTAACCATCGACGGAGCCCTTGATGCCATTGCACATACCTTCGAGGTGTTCTGTGGAGCAAAGGAAGAGACCTACGAGAAGACCCGTGAGATTGCCGAGTGTGCCATCAGCCTGGTGGCAGAGTATGCAAAGGTACTGGTCGAGGATCCCAAGAATGTGAAGGCACGTGAGGCTATCGGCCTTGCCACCGACCTTGGTGGTTATGCCATCATGATCGGGGGAACCAGTGGTGCTCACCTTACCAGTTTCTCCCTGGTCGACATTGTCAGCCATGGAACTGCCTGTGGAATCATGAACCCCTACTATGCGGTGCTCTATTCCAAGGCAATCCAGAAGCAGCTGAAGGTTGTTGGTTCAATCTTTGCCGAGTTCGGATTTGGTTCTTCGGTGGATAACCTGGAAGGGGAAAATCTTGCAGTTGCCGTGGCTGAGGCCATGATTGCATTCAGCAAGTCCATCAAGGCTCCCAGCAAGCTCAACGACCTGAAGGGATTCAGTGAGGCTCATATCGAGCGTGCATTGAATGCTGCAAAAGACCCACAGCTTGCAATGAAACTGCAGAACATGCCGGTTCCAATGAGCTCAAGTGATGTCGACACCTACATGGCACCCCTGCTTCGTGCAGCTGCCAGTGGGGACCTCTCCCTGATCAAGGCGATGTAA
- a CDS encoding sugar phosphate isomerase/epimerase family protein — translation MKLSVAIAGKEAMPNAFVVFRGVKESIIKAHELGYDGVELALKRPDEVSKDELNQWLRENSLEVSAISSGQVFAARNLYFTDENQENRAELYKSFCGFIDLASDFGGLVNIGRTRGPIDGRDPAFAEELFLDMAYKVADHAEKRGVELILEPVNRYEIDFINNLDECSALLKKIDRKNFVMMPDVFHMNIEDNHIGDSFIRNKEYVRYVHFADTNRHAPGDGHMDWDEIFSSLTSIGYDGWTTAEILPYPDPETAAKRTVSFLRGKYGKYYSS, via the coding sequence ATGAAATTATCTGTAGCTATTGCCGGTAAAGAGGCAATGCCCAATGCATTTGTAGTGTTTCGTGGGGTAAAAGAGTCGATCATCAAAGCCCATGAACTTGGCTATGATGGGGTTGAACTCGCCCTCAAGCGTCCTGATGAAGTGTCAAAGGACGAATTGAACCAGTGGTTGCGAGAGAACAGTCTGGAGGTTAGCGCAATCTCCAGTGGACAGGTCTTTGCGGCAAGGAATCTCTACTTCACCGATGAGAACCAGGAAAACCGGGCAGAACTGTACAAGAGTTTCTGCGGCTTCATTGACTTGGCCTCTGATTTTGGTGGATTGGTCAATATTGGAAGGACCCGTGGTCCAATCGATGGCCGTGACCCTGCCTTTGCAGAGGAACTCTTCCTCGATATGGCTTACAAGGTTGCTGACCATGCAGAAAAGCGTGGCGTTGAGTTGATTCTTGAACCGGTGAACCGTTATGAGATCGACTTCATCAACAACCTCGATGAGTGTTCAGCCCTGCTCAAGAAGATTGACCGGAAGAACTTTGTCATGATGCCTGATGTATTCCATATGAACATCGAAGATAACCACATTGGGGACAGCTTCATCCGGAACAAGGAGTATGTACGGTATGTGCACTTTGCAGATACCAATCGGCATGCACCTGGAGATGGTCACATGGATTGGGACGAGATTTTCTCTTCCCTTACCTCCATCGGGTATGATGGATGGACCACAGCGGAGATCCTTCCGTATCCGGATCCTGAGACGGCGGCAAAACGAACCGTCAGCTTCCTGAGGGGAAAATACGGGAAGTATTACTCCTCATAA
- a CDS encoding zinc ABC transporter substrate-binding protein — translation MRKYLFSLTIMLLAVLSISAQGVPEEVAASSASHPASIVASTSWTAAFADLGGLDDVAFIAPANLTHPPEYEITVSDVVKINHADYFIFAGYERMMQSMGDSIKKEEGTMLQITTTNDIQNVQKQAEAIANITGTEEKSKERLASYIATIEEGAKQAEERGLTEAKVYCHAMQVYLAEDLGLQVAGTFGPGPVTAQQISEVAKGGYQIIIDNIHNPIAGPLMEVSPDTKLVVWRNFPESGERGSLESMVQANIEALLQ, via the coding sequence ATGAGAAAATACCTTTTCTCCCTGACCATCATGCTCTTGGCAGTACTGAGTATCTCTGCCCAAGGTGTCCCGGAAGAAGTAGCTGCATCCAGTGCTTCCCACCCTGCTTCCATCGTGGCAAGCACAAGCTGGACTGCTGCTTTTGCCGACCTTGGAGGACTCGATGATGTTGCCTTCATCGCCCCTGCAAACCTCACCCATCCCCCTGAGTATGAAATTACCGTCAGTGATGTGGTGAAGATCAACCATGCAGACTATTTCATCTTCGCTGGCTATGAGAGGATGATGCAGAGCATGGGAGATTCCATCAAGAAAGAAGAAGGAACGATGCTTCAGATAACCACCACCAATGATATCCAGAACGTACAGAAGCAGGCAGAGGCCATTGCAAATATCACGGGAACGGAAGAAAAGAGCAAGGAGCGCCTTGCTAGCTATATCGCTACCATCGAGGAGGGAGCAAAACAGGCTGAAGAGAGAGGACTGACAGAGGCGAAGGTCTACTGTCATGCAATGCAAGTCTATCTTGCAGAAGATCTGGGACTCCAGGTTGCAGGTACCTTCGGGCCTGGGCCGGTTACTGCCCAACAGATCAGCGAGGTAGCGAAGGGTGGTTATCAGATTATCATCGACAATATCCACAACCCCATCGCAGGGCCCTTGATGGAAGTATCCCCAGATACCAAGCTCGTTGTCTGGAGAAATTTCCCAGAAAGCGGGGAAAGAGGGAGTCTGGAGTCGATGGTGCAGGCCAATATTGAGGCTCTGCTCCAGTAA
- a CDS encoding iron chelate uptake ABC transporter family permease subunit, with the protein MSDFLYALTLPPVMKGLLAMAIAGLCFPASGVMVLRLDLVPMRYMLMHGVILGGAISLALSLPILPLSIALNILLVLAMMRLAKDTRHGFGLASAAGMVFTMAAASIVMHLWDVPAKDTLQLLWGSPFALAWADIVVLIGIALILAIYLLTNFRTVSAIFFDQEIAQSLGMPVKAHYTAMVLVIALVIAFAMKLLGALLIDALLILPVLVAGKRAESLKQLLLYSCLTGLFVSTFGFLAAIATDLPPSGTIALLSALLFIIPTTHKRGLPS; encoded by the coding sequence ATGAGTGATTTTCTCTACGCACTCACCCTACCTCCGGTAATGAAAGGGCTGCTTGCCATGGCCATTGCCGGGCTCTGTTTCCCAGCCAGTGGGGTGATGGTTCTTCGTTTAGACCTGGTACCGATGCGTTATATGCTGATGCATGGGGTTATCCTTGGGGGAGCAATCTCCCTTGCGCTCTCCCTTCCAATACTACCGCTCAGCATTGCCCTGAATATTCTCTTGGTTTTAGCCATGATGCGACTGGCTAAGGATACCCGCCATGGATTCGGGCTCGCCAGTGCTGCTGGTATGGTCTTTACCATGGCAGCAGCTTCCATAGTGATGCATTTATGGGACGTTCCTGCAAAGGATACATTACAACTGCTCTGGGGAAGTCCGTTTGCGCTTGCTTGGGCAGATATCGTGGTACTGATCGGCATCGCCCTCATTTTGGCCATCTACCTGCTTACAAACTTTAGAACGGTAAGTGCCATCTTCTTCGATCAGGAAATTGCCCAGTCCCTGGGAATGCCGGTAAAGGCACACTATACTGCCATGGTACTGGTCATTGCCTTGGTGATCGCCTTTGCCATGAAACTGCTTGGTGCCTTGCTCATTGATGCATTGCTCATTCTTCCCGTCCTCGTTGCAGGAAAGCGTGCTGAGAGTCTCAAACAACTGCTACTCTACTCCTGCCTTACAGGACTATTCGTCTCTACCTTTGGGTTTCTGGCTGCCATTGCCACAGACTTACCACCGAGTGGAACAATTGCATTGCTCTCGGCTTTGCTTTTTATCATACCTACAACACATAAGAGAGGATTACCATCATGA
- a CDS encoding DUF1893 domain-containing protein → MERYTQPLSDNHTLEVYNHDQLIFSENGHWLTPLFAFERFLETYTGERDCLSAHDTAAGKAAALLMARFGIQRAHINLISELAIEYYQQHGITVSYEKRIEQLQCKTEELLGEMHDQEQMYRLLRKRAKLVRGVSVRIENLSFSYPERPPILQDLSFHLEEGERLLILGDNGMGKTTLLSLLMGKLKPTTGTILIGEDEVTHLEKRTIGYIRQQQQEQQFPVSAREVVAMACDPTLTREERQWEIDTALRRTKIEHLAERNFFTLSGGERQKVSLSRTLCQKARLLLLDEPTSFLDAKSRSTLVEVLQSLTVGEMPTIIIVTHDKALEKDLGWPTLHLGGTYE, encoded by the coding sequence TTGGAACGATATACACAGCCGCTATCAGACAACCATACTTTGGAAGTCTATAATCATGATCAACTCATTTTCTCAGAAAATGGGCACTGGCTTACCCCACTCTTTGCATTCGAACGATTTCTTGAAACCTATACAGGAGAAAGGGATTGTCTCAGTGCACACGACACGGCTGCAGGGAAAGCCGCTGCCTTGCTTATGGCCCGCTTTGGCATACAGCGTGCCCATATCAATCTGATCAGTGAGCTTGCCATCGAATATTATCAACAGCATGGAATAACCGTCTCCTATGAAAAACGTATAGAACAACTACAATGCAAGACCGAGGAATTGCTCGGTGAGATGCATGACCAGGAGCAGATGTACAGACTTCTGAGAAAGCGTGCAAAACTGGTACGAGGGGTCTCAGTACGTATAGAAAACCTCTCTTTCTCCTACCCAGAGCGTCCGCCTATCCTGCAAGACCTCTCCTTCCATCTTGAGGAAGGGGAGAGACTCCTCATCCTGGGAGACAACGGGATGGGAAAAACTACACTGCTCTCCCTCTTGATGGGAAAACTCAAGCCCACCACCGGAACGATTCTCATCGGGGAAGACGAGGTAACCCACCTGGAAAAAAGAACAATCGGGTATATCAGGCAACAACAACAAGAGCAGCAGTTCCCAGTTTCAGCCCGTGAAGTGGTAGCTATGGCATGCGACCCCACCCTCACAAGGGAAGAGAGGCAGTGGGAGATCGACACTGCCCTAAGAAGAACAAAGATAGAGCATCTTGCTGAGAGGAATTTCTTCACACTCAGCGGAGGAGAGAGGCAAAAGGTCTCTCTCTCAAGGACGCTCTGCCAGAAAGCAAGATTGCTTCTCCTTGATGAACCCACCTCTTTCTTGGATGCAAAAAGTCGATCTACGCTTGTTGAAGTACTGCAAAGCCTAACGGTGGGTGAAATGCCGACCATTATCATTGTCACCCATGACAAGGCACTGGAAAAGGATTTGGGATGGCCAACTCTCCATTTGGGGGGTACCTATGAGTGA
- a CDS encoding DUF3842 family protein, which translates to MKKNVQLVVIDGQGGSLGKALVAAIKKTFNQVEILAIGTNSLAASAMLKSGADAIATGENPVIVACRNADLIVGPLGILTSDALHGEITPAMAVAIAQSKAHKILVPISKCNVTIVGIQEAPLSMMIDFTLEEIRSFLDSTMPSR; encoded by the coding sequence ATGAAAAAGAACGTACAGCTCGTTGTCATTGACGGTCAAGGCGGAAGCTTGGGAAAAGCGCTTGTTGCGGCTATCAAGAAAACATTCAACCAGGTGGAAATACTGGCAATTGGAACCAATAGCCTGGCAGCCAGTGCCATGCTTAAAAGCGGTGCTGATGCAATTGCAACCGGTGAGAATCCTGTCATTGTGGCATGCAGAAATGCTGACCTTATCGTTGGCCCCCTGGGAATCCTTACCTCTGACGCACTCCATGGAGAGATCACTCCAGCAATGGCGGTGGCAATCGCCCAGAGCAAGGCTCACAAGATCCTTGTTCCCATCAGCAAATGCAATGTGACAATTGTAGGGATCCAGGAAGCCCCCCTGTCCATGATGATTGACTTCACGCTGGAGGAGATCAGGAGTTTCCTTGACAGTACTATGCCCAGTCGGTAA
- a CDS encoding FadR/GntR family transcriptional regulator codes for MPEVDCLADLSASRYDSPMQSLKKERVSIMVTDAIKEIINVENLKPGDKLYSEKELVKKLEVSRSSIREALRMLEVSGVVKVYQGKGVFVSDPSEQSHPVKNWVVENAEALREHFEVRLLIEPHAASLACRFAEQKDLEALQSCYDTFVEKVKTGDVIESISSDSAFHLAVAKATKNRTLAVLMRTMDQTLNEGWYASLHAPGRLESSIEEHGRLLQAILNHDQEEASQAMEDHLRNALKDIQHYFGTL; via the coding sequence ATGCCAGAGGTGGATTGTCTTGCAGATTTATCCGCTTCACGATACGATAGCCCCATGCAGTCCCTGAAAAAAGAACGTGTGTCGATCATGGTTACCGATGCAATTAAAGAGATTATCAATGTGGAGAACCTCAAACCTGGGGATAAGCTCTACAGTGAAAAAGAGCTCGTAAAAAAGCTTGAGGTAAGTCGGTCTTCAATACGTGAAGCATTGAGGATGCTTGAAGTATCTGGAGTGGTGAAGGTTTATCAGGGAAAAGGGGTGTTTGTCAGTGATCCTTCCGAGCAATCCCACCCGGTGAAGAACTGGGTAGTGGAGAATGCAGAGGCACTGAGGGAACACTTTGAGGTAAGGCTTTTGATCGAGCCTCATGCAGCATCCCTTGCCTGTCGATTTGCTGAACAAAAAGATTTGGAAGCACTTCAATCTTGTTATGATACGTTTGTTGAAAAAGTAAAAACCGGGGATGTTATTGAATCCATAAGCAGTGACAGTGCCTTTCACCTTGCTGTTGCAAAGGCAACCAAGAATCGGACATTGGCAGTCTTGATGAGAACGATGGATCAAACGCTTAATGAAGGTTGGTACGCCAGTCTTCATGCACCTGGGCGTCTGGAATCATCCATTGAAGAACACGGGCGTTTGCTTCAGGCCATCCTCAATCATGATCAAGAAGAAGCATCCCAGGCAATGGAAGACCACCTGAGAAATGCCTTAAAGGACATCCAACACTATTTCGGAACTCTCTAA
- a CDS encoding tetratricopeptide repeat protein, protein MTSYHEDARSLYERIVKEDPSQAEAWNNLGCLALDHFNDKRSAIEFFTRTLELVDHQGAAKNLARARKA, encoded by the coding sequence TTGACTTCATACCATGAAGATGCGCGTTCATTATATGAACGCATTGTAAAAGAGGACCCATCACAGGCGGAAGCATGGAACAATCTTGGATGTCTGGCACTTGATCACTTCAATGACAAGAGGTCAGCAATTGAGTTCTTCACGAGAACATTGGAGCTGGTTGATCATCAAGGAGCAGCCAAGAACCTGGCACGTGCCCGGAAAGCCTGA
- a CDS encoding RlmE family RNA methyltransferase, translating into MATSRRDRADSYTKRAHKEGYPARSVYKLEELQQHFNLVKSGDSVLDVGAAPGSWTLYTHRNLIKGKGSIIAVDLNPLNLNPVPPTVTAYVGDAFSKDIREILVQHGPYNAIISDAAPMTMGNRSVDTARSENLAEQVIYLAKDHLKPHGNLVVKIFQGGGQVELLQLMRTLFNKVKPYKPKACRDDSFEIYLVGLDRKDS; encoded by the coding sequence ATGGCAACAAGCAGAAGGGACCGTGCAGACTCCTATACAAAACGAGCACACAAGGAAGGCTATCCAGCTCGCTCCGTCTATAAACTGGAAGAGCTACAACAACATTTCAACCTGGTTAAGAGTGGGGACTCCGTATTGGATGTCGGGGCAGCTCCCGGATCGTGGACATTGTATACACACAGAAACCTCATCAAGGGAAAAGGAAGCATCATAGCTGTTGACCTGAATCCCTTGAACCTGAATCCAGTACCTCCAACGGTCACCGCGTATGTGGGCGATGCGTTCTCGAAGGATATCAGGGAAATCTTGGTGCAACATGGTCCGTATAATGCAATCATCAGCGATGCAGCTCCTATGACGATGGGAAACAGAAGTGTCGATACGGCCAGGAGCGAGAACCTCGCAGAACAGGTCATCTATCTTGCCAAGGACCATCTGAAGCCCCATGGAAATCTTGTGGTGAAGATCTTTCAGGGTGGAGGACAGGTTGAACTCCTGCAATTAATGAGAACTCTCTTCAATAAAGTAAAACCCTACAAGCCGAAGGCCTGTAGGGATGACTCATTTGAGATTTATCTGGTGGGGTTGGACAGGAAGGATTCCTGA
- a CDS encoding rhomboid family intramembrane serine protease, with amino-acid sequence MKKSTILNRRFRDTTYKNVTLKLVIINVLVYLVTSMVYPRLTYYLAMIPSLVLSGYLWQPFTYMFVHGGFSHLLFNMLSLFIFGSMVERRIGSKEYLLFYLLTGLFSGIVSFFSYYLAGTNVILVGASGAIYGVLLMFAVFYPYSVIFVFGLIPIRAPILVILYALIELSSHVFGAGGNVAHLTHLSGLIFGYLYCRIRMRINPLEVFRRTL; translated from the coding sequence ATGAAAAAGAGCACTATTTTGAACCGGAGATTCCGGGATACTACCTATAAAAATGTTACACTCAAGTTGGTTATCATCAACGTCTTGGTGTATCTCGTCACATCGATGGTCTACCCAAGGCTTACCTACTATCTTGCAATGATACCTTCCCTGGTGTTGAGTGGATATCTCTGGCAACCCTTCACCTATATGTTTGTGCATGGAGGATTCAGTCATTTGCTGTTCAACATGCTGAGCCTTTTCATCTTTGGCTCGATGGTTGAGCGTAGGATAGGGAGCAAGGAGTATCTCCTGTTCTATCTCCTGACTGGTCTGTTTAGTGGCATTGTCAGCTTCTTCAGTTACTATCTTGCCGGAACAAATGTCATCCTTGTGGGTGCCTCGGGAGCTATCTACGGAGTGCTCTTGATGTTCGCCGTCTTCTATCCCTACTCGGTAATCTTCGTCTTTGGACTCATTCCCATCAGAGCCCCGATTCTGGTCATCTTGTATGCTCTCATTGAGCTTTCCAGCCATGTCTTTGGAGCTGGGGGAAATGTGGCGCACCTTACCCATCTCAGTGGTTTGATTTTCGGGTACCTGTACTGCAGGATCCGTATGAGGATCAATCCTCTGGAAGTATTCAGGCGGACACTCTAG
- a CDS encoding adenosine deaminase — MVTKEIIKQVPKVELHDHLDGGLRIQTIISLAKTQGITLPTEDPEELHQWFVRGGKQKSLSLYLESFALTTKVMQSSAALHRVAFEAVEDLAAENVCYAEIRFAPILHTEGGLSLEEAVQAVLDGLQQGTRKTGMPTGLILCAMRNQSPSVSKSIAELAVAFADRGVVGFDLAGDEIGYPAKKHLDAFQFIRSKNFNITIHAGEAFGVESIWQAVQLCGAHRIGHGVRLVEDMGIEGTRIEKMGSLAAFILDRRIPMEMCLTSNVGTGAVKDYDSHPFPILFRNKFRVFLCSDNRLMSDTTVTKEMELAVQYYNLTIRDLEKITINAMKSAFIHHDQKLSIIYDVIKQQYAEIRQKYDLQD, encoded by the coding sequence ATGGTAACAAAGGAAATCATTAAACAAGTCCCTAAAGTAGAACTCCATGACCACCTTGATGGAGGGTTGAGAATCCAGACCATTATCAGCCTGGCCAAGACACAAGGCATTACCCTTCCCACTGAGGACCCAGAAGAACTCCACCAGTGGTTCGTCAGGGGAGGCAAACAGAAAAGTCTCTCCCTGTACCTTGAGTCTTTTGCCTTGACCACCAAGGTTATGCAGAGCAGTGCAGCATTGCATCGTGTTGCCTTTGAGGCTGTAGAAGATCTTGCTGCTGAGAACGTGTGCTATGCAGAAATCCGGTTTGCCCCCATCCTTCACACAGAAGGCGGACTGTCCTTGGAAGAGGCGGTGCAAGCCGTGCTTGACGGCCTACAACAAGGAACACGTAAAACGGGAATGCCCACTGGACTGATCCTTTGCGCCATGCGCAACCAATCACCGAGTGTCAGCAAGAGCATTGCAGAACTCGCTGTTGCCTTCGCCGATCGAGGTGTTGTTGGATTCGACCTTGCCGGCGATGAGATTGGGTACCCTGCCAAGAAACATCTTGACGCATTCCAATTCATCAGAAGCAAGAACTTCAATATAACCATCCACGCAGGGGAAGCCTTTGGGGTAGAGTCCATCTGGCAAGCTGTGCAACTGTGTGGGGCTCATCGCATCGGGCATGGCGTACGCTTGGTGGAGGATATGGGGATTGAAGGAACAAGAATCGAGAAAATGGGTTCTCTTGCAGCCTTCATCCTTGACCGGAGAATCCCGATGGAGATGTGTCTTACCAGCAATGTCGGAACAGGGGCTGTGAAGGATTATGACAGCCACCCCTTCCCCATCCTCTTCAGAAACAAGTTCAGGGTATTCCTTTGCAGTGATAACCGTTTGATGAGTGACACCACGGTAACCAAGGAGATGGAGCTTGCAGTCCAATACTACAACCTGACTATCCGGGACCTTGAGAAGATCACAATCAATGCCATGAAGTCCGCTTTCATCCATCATGACCAGAAACTTTCAATCATCTATGATGTGATCAAGCAACAATATGCCGAAATTCGCCAGAAATACGATCTTCAGGACTAG